The Lepus europaeus isolate LE1 chromosome 6, mLepTim1.pri, whole genome shotgun sequence genome includes a window with the following:
- the LOC133762376 gene encoding LOW QUALITY PROTEIN: small ribosomal subunit protein uS5-like (The sequence of the model RefSeq protein was modified relative to this genomic sequence to represent the inferred CDS: inserted 1 base in 1 codon), with product MADDAGAAGGPGGPGGPGMGGRGXFRGGFFGSGIRGRGARGGKAEDKEWLPVTKLGRLVKDMKIKSLEEIYLFSLPIKESEIIDFFLGAALKDEVLKIMPVQKQTRAGQRTRFKAFVAIGDYNGHVGLGVKCSKEVATAIRGAIILAKLSIVPVRRGYWGNKIGKPHTVPCKVTGRCGSVLVRLIPAPRGTGIVSAPVPKKLLMMAGIDDCYTSARGCTATLGNFAKATFDAISKTYSYLTPDLWKETVFTKSPYQEFTDHLVKTHTRVSVQRTQAPAVATT from the exons ATGGCGGATGACGCCGGTGCAGCAGGAGGGCCCGGAGGCCCCGGGGGCCCTGGGATGGGAGGCCGCG CCTTCCGCGGAGGCTTCTTCGGCAGCGGCATCAGAGGCCGCGGCGCCCGCGGAGGCAAGGCGGAGGACAAGGAGTGGCTGCCGGTCACCAAGCTGGGCCGCCTGGTTAAGGACATGAAGATCAAGTCCCTGGAGGAGATCTACCTGTTCTCCCTGCCCATCAAGGAGTCCGAGATCATCGACTTCTTCCTGGGCGCCGCCCTCAAGGACGAGGTGCTGAAGATAATGCCGGTGCAGAAGCAGACGCGGGCCGGCCAGCGGACCCGCTTCAAGGCATTTGTGGCCATCGGGGACTACAACGGCCACGTCGGCCTGGGCGTGAAGTGCTCCAAGGAGGTGGCCACCGCCATCCGAGGGGCCATCATCCTGGCCAAGCTGTCTATCGTGCCCGTGCGGAGAGGCTACTGGGGGAACAAGATCGGCAAGCCCCACACTGTGCCGTGCAAGGTGACCGGCCGCTGTGGCTCTGTGCTGGTGCGCCTCATCCCCGCGCCCAGGGGCACCGGGATCGTGTCCGCCCCTGTCCCCAAGAAGCTGCTGATGATGGCTGGCATCGACGACTGCTACACCTCAGCCCGGGGCTGCACCGCCACCCTCGGCAACTTCGCCAAGGCCACCTTCGACGCCATCTCGAAGACCTACAGCTACCTGACCCCCGACCTCTGGAAAGAGACCGTGTTCACCAAGTCTCCCTACCAGGAGTTCACCGACCACCTCGTGAAGACTCACACCAGGGTGTCTGTGcagaggacccaggctccagctgTGGCCACAACATAG